A stretch of the Xyrauchen texanus isolate HMW12.3.18 chromosome 20, RBS_HiC_50CHRs, whole genome shotgun sequence genome encodes the following:
- the tnfaip2b gene encoding tumor necrosis factor alpha-induced protein 2 codes for MATNPKMKEKFGKFFKRNPKMQKSRPTPEVPTFKQNLQACRFVEAGQQLITREDRLFVLKQEGIGTKKKLLEEEEDSEAKLAKDYEDWLESVRRMLENSLSLKCTDEQEALREAVQAILQDEEQDKRWEVFDKKEQPPWRPRHCKKYHDALLERLVQSRMEETQLDSSVNLHSSVQNYIISKGKQLKEDLLKVMTWVSSCYPEQENVCQFYAMLYHQTFSAKLRGIAQYGLCDDDCFLLLHWVNYHYPSILNDVKIKEVIDHTKLDLLLPEEMIRPLERQFLTSKENEVSTWLHRALTREETSWKEGAFPEIRNQMYTCPLAIDVIECIHGSVTSAQEVLGDGTKAWSITCEMSNFLKEYKSFNDKVIKAKQKNTEAVLMANLSCITHFREYILKNADLVPESIKTDCLSLLTTMREGSHHYLTAYVHKDLKELYRRLGSNNWLKDSEGICEELLAKFGRHIQKFHNLDRKSCQELLGRLHKEFLAEYVRRMMKQKIRLADKEKQQKAAARLCKDSESIHACMTAAGSSMDWLKDILPQLAGLLKLQDPDSIKLELVNLLREYPDFSEHHISAWLRLKANLSASDLKRILKSIACSQDKLNEEQDLLQLSKSFFSTVRI; via the exons ATGGCAACCAATCCCAAAATGAAGGAAAAGTTTGGAAAGTTTTTTAAGAGGAATCCCAAGATGCAAAAGAGTAGGCCTACTCCAG AGGTTCCCACCTTTAAGCAGAATCTCCAAGCATGTCGCTTTGTGGAGGCAGGGCAACAACTGATCACCAGAGAAGACCGTCTCTTTGTTTTGAAGCAGGAAGGAATTGGAACCAAAAAGAAGCTgttggaggaagaagaagattCAGAGGCTAAACTAGCAAAAGACTATGAAGACTGGTTGGAGTCGGTGAGGCGGATGCTGGAGAATTCCCTCAGCCTCAAGTGTACAGATGAACAGGAAGCACTGAGAGAGGCGGTTCAAGCCATTCTACAAGACGAGGAGCAGGACAAACGCTGGGAAGTGTTTGACAAAAAGGAACAGCCACCATGGAGGCCAAGGCATTGTAAAAAGTACCACGATGCATTGCTGGAGCGACTGGTTCAGAGTCGGATGGAAGAGACACAGTTGGACTCAAGTGTTAACTTACATTCTTCAGTGCAGAACTACATTATTAGTAAAGGAAAACAACTCAAGGAAGACCTGCTGAAAGTCATGACATGGGTGAGCAGCTGCTACCCAGAACAGGAGAATGTGTGCCAGTTTTATGCCATGCTTTATCATCAAACGTTCAGTGCCAAGCTTAGAGGCATTGCTCAGTATggactgtgtgatgatgactgcTTCCTTTTATTGCACTGGGTGAACTATCATTACCCCAG TATTCTAAATGACGTAAAGATTAAAGAGGTTATTGATCACACAAAGCTTGATCTGCTGCTTCCTGAAGAGATGATAAGACCACTCGAAAGACAGTTTTTGACCAGCAAGGAG AATGAGGTGAGCACATGGCTCCACAGAGCTCTGACCAGAGAAGAAACAAGCTGGAAGGAGGGAGCATTTCCAGAAATAAGGAACCAGATGTACACCTGTCCTCTCGCTATTGACGTGATTGAG TGCATTCATGGCAGTGTAACGTCTGCTCAAGAGGTGCTGGGTGATGGGACAAAAGCTTGGAGCATCACATGTGAGATGAGCAATTTTCTGAAAGA ATACAAATCCTTTAATGACAAGGTCATCAAggccaaacaaaaaaacactgagGCTGTTTTGATGGCCAACCTCTCATGCATCACACATTTCAG GGAGTACATTTTAAAGAATGCAGATCTGGTTCCTGAATCTATAAAAACAGATTGTCTGTCTTTGTTGACTACCATGAGAGAGGGCAGCCACCATTACTTAACTGCTTATGTACATAAGGATCTTAAG GAGTTGTACAGAAGGCTGGGTTCCAACAACTGGCTCAAAGACAGTGAAGGCATATGTGAAGAGCTGCTTGCAAAGTTTGGCAGACATATTCAGAAGTTCCACAACTTGGACAGAAAGAGTTGCCAG GAGCTGCTTGGCAGACTGCATAAAGAGTTTCTTGCGGAATATGTACGGAGAATGATGAAGCAAAAGATCAGACTTGCAGATAAAGAAAAGCAACAAAAGGCAGCGGCAAGGCTTTGCAAGGATAGTGAGAGTATACATGCATGCATGACTGCAGCT GGATCCAGCATGGACTGGTTGAAAGATATTCTTCCACAATTAGCTGGTCTGCTGAAACTACAGGATCCAGACAGTATAAAGTTAGAGCTGGTTAACCTGTTAAGAGAATACCCAGACTTCAG TGAGCATCATATTTCTGCTTGGCTGCGACTCAAGGCAAATCTTTCTGCCTCAGACCTAAAGAGGATCCTAAAGAGCATCGCCTGCAGTCAGGATAAGCTCAATGAAGAGCAGGACTTATTACAGCTCAGCAAGAGTTTCTTTTCTACTGTGAggatttaa